A single genomic interval of Anopheles marshallii chromosome 2, idAnoMarsDA_429_01, whole genome shotgun sequence harbors:
- the LOC128708361 gene encoding regulator of microtubule dynamics protein 1-like, which yields MIVHNGGIVIIQRYGRLLINALRITKEVVIGRNNPTFLRRRLQAAGSKQKLTVPVRPLLFVTSYSLFSSKEKKIDSPANAKMAEDGVKSLSETIQHADQLFDENNFQDAYDLLQKYPTQETYDIKWRLARVTFSLSKPQPSPRKEELVREAFRYAEEALKLNDADFASHKWYSILLDAKSSLDGIKERVTQLETVKQHMQRAVELNPNDPTSWYILGHFYYGLADLPWYQRKIVSTIFATPPTGTYEQALECFEKAESTQANFYSMNHLMLAKTYQALKQAEKAKEFMTLAANVAVLNEDDKQCKEEATKLLKKM from the exons ATGATTGTACACAACGGTGGCATCGTCATTATTCAACGGTACGGCCGATTActaatcaacgcgctacgtatCACAAAAGAGGTGGTGATCGGACGCAACAATCCGACGTTCTTAAGGCGCAGACTGCAAGCTGCTGGTAGCAAACAAAAG TTAACCGTTCCGGTGCGGCCGCTCTTATTCGTGACGTCATATTCGTTGTTTTCCTCCAAGGAGAAGAAGATAGATTCACCAGCGAACGCTAAAATGGCGGAAGACGGTGTAAAATCGCTTAGCGAGACCATTCAGCACGCAGATCAGCTTTTTGACGAGAACAACTTCCAAGATGCATACGATCTGTTGCAGAAGTACCCG ACACAGGAAACGTACGATATCAAGTGGCGACTGGCGAGAGTGACGTTCTCACTATCGAAACCCCAACCAAGCCCTCGGAAAGAAGAACTGGTGCGGGAAGCGTTCCGTTACGCGGAGGAAGCCCTTAAGCTGAACGATGCGGATTTTGCGTCCCACAAGTGGTATTCGATCTTGCTAGACGCTAAAAGCAGCTTGGATGGTATCAAGGAGCGCGTAACGCAACTTGAAACGGTCAAACAGCACATGCAGCGAGCGGTTGAGTTGAACCCGAACGATCCGACCAGCTGGTACATCTTGGGCCATTTCTACTACGGGCTGGCCGATTTGCCCTGGTACCAGCGGAAAATTGTGTCGACAATTTTCGCAACTCCACCCACCGGTACGTACGAGCAAGCGCTGGAATGCTTCGAGAAGGCCGAATCAACACAGGCAAACTTTTACTCCATGAATCACCTGATGCTGGCCAAAACATATCAGGCCCTGAAGCAGGCGGAAAAGGCAAAAGAATTCATGACACTGGCTGCCAACGTGGCTGTGCTGAACGAGGACGACAAGCAGTGCAAGGAGGAGGCAACGAAACtgttgaagaaaatgtaa